A genomic segment from Paenibacillus sp. FSL K6-1096 encodes:
- a CDS encoding Na+/H+ antiporter subunit A: MPLLHITVLVPFLLALMIALLRGRFRRLHRGWLVLAAPLALFIYFLSRIPVIKGGDSGYETVSWIPSLGINLVFHLDGLSLLFALLITGMGTLVFIYSIFYLDKRKEELTPFYVYLLLFMGAMLGVVLSDNLMVLYGFWEMTSVSSFLLIAYWHRRQKSRYGALKSMLITVFGGLAMFAGFLMLYVMTGTFSIREIWSQVGGISGHALFLPAMLLILLGAFTKSAQFPFHIWLPDAMEAPTPVSAYLHSATMVKAGLYLVARFSPVFAGQHEWFWIVSGVGLITLIYGSIQAMKQTDLKALLAYSTISQLGLIMGLLGMGSAASFYSGEQAVFYTAATTAALFHLFNHAIFKGSLFMVVGIVDHETNTRDLRKLGGLVSLMPVTFTIALIGSFSMAGLPPFAGFLSKEMFFTAVLNIRQLDILSPGAFFTLFPVLAWIASIFTFAYSMIMVFHTFFGKFQPEKLDKQPHEAPLGLLLPPVLLALLAIVTGFFPNILADTLIVPGMNAIHPQLASASPFDVHIYFWHGFTTELWMTLGVVLLGIVVYRIYGRLSLVDKEWRSGYTLNQVYDGSIRLVEQVSRWVTGWYMTGSMRHYLMYIFAIIIAVVSGTLLVSEGITFGQGQYAPVTFFEVVAVLVLLTGALAIPFAKSRVAAILLTGMVGYMVTLLFILFRAPDLALTQMIVEVVSVTLFLLCFRHLPQLKREKVRLRRKLPKLIIALGFGVTMTLVALAALGSSPFESISSYYTENSYKLGGGKNIVNVLLVDFRGFDTMFEITVLGLASLAIYSMIKLQLDTDHKPAVARKGLANNLPRYARSNDVLLQSVAKVAFVIIITFSLYLFFAGHNQPGGGFIGALMAAAALVLIAIAFGTEFVEKLLPVDYRKLIGVGIALAFLTGIGSFVFDVPFLTQAFRYFDLPVMGKTELTTAMLFDLGVYLSVIGVTMNIIFTIGRDN; encoded by the coding sequence TTGCCATTGCTGCATATCACCGTTCTGGTTCCGTTTCTCCTGGCTCTGATGATCGCACTGCTGCGCGGCAGGTTCCGCAGGCTCCATAGAGGCTGGCTGGTATTAGCCGCGCCGCTGGCGCTATTCATCTACTTCTTATCCCGGATTCCAGTCATCAAGGGAGGCGATTCCGGCTATGAGACTGTGTCGTGGATACCTTCCCTTGGCATTAATCTGGTCTTCCATCTGGATGGATTAAGTCTGTTGTTTGCCTTGTTAATTACAGGAATGGGTACGCTTGTCTTCATCTATTCGATTTTCTATCTGGACAAACGCAAGGAAGAGCTAACGCCGTTCTACGTATATCTTCTATTGTTCATGGGGGCCATGCTCGGTGTAGTGCTGTCTGATAATCTGATGGTGTTATACGGCTTCTGGGAAATGACAAGTGTATCCTCCTTCCTGCTGATCGCTTATTGGCACCGGAGACAGAAGTCGCGCTACGGCGCACTGAAGTCCATGCTGATTACGGTCTTCGGCGGTCTGGCGATGTTCGCAGGCTTCCTGATGCTGTATGTTATGACGGGTACCTTCAGTATCCGCGAGATCTGGAGCCAAGTTGGCGGCATCAGCGGACACGCGCTGTTCCTGCCGGCCATGCTGCTGATTCTGCTGGGTGCCTTCACCAAATCGGCCCAGTTCCCGTTCCATATCTGGCTGCCCGATGCAATGGAAGCGCCGACTCCGGTCAGTGCGTATCTGCACTCGGCAACCATGGTGAAGGCGGGTCTCTATCTGGTGGCGCGTTTCAGCCCGGTGTTTGCGGGGCAACATGAGTGGTTTTGGATTGTGTCGGGCGTCGGCCTGATCACCTTGATCTATGGATCGATCCAGGCGATGAAGCAGACGGACCTGAAGGCTCTGTTAGCTTATTCCACCATCAGTCAGCTCGGACTGATTATGGGACTGCTGGGCATGGGATCGGCCGCTTCCTTCTACTCGGGGGAACAGGCTGTATTCTATACCGCCGCAACAACGGCTGCGCTCTTTCATTTGTTTAATCATGCCATATTCAAAGGTTCGCTCTTCATGGTGGTCGGGATCGTCGACCATGAGACGAATACCCGCGACCTGCGCAAGCTGGGGGGGCTGGTATCGCTGATGCCGGTAACCTTCACGATTGCGCTGATCGGCAGCTTCTCAATGGCGGGTCTTCCGCCGTTTGCCGGATTCCTGAGCAAGGAAATGTTCTTCACGGCTGTGCTGAATATCAGACAGCTGGATATCCTCAGCCCCGGAGCATTCTTCACCCTGTTCCCGGTGCTGGCATGGATTGCAAGCATATTTACCTTTGCATACAGCATGATTATGGTATTCCATACCTTTTTTGGCAAGTTCCAGCCGGAGAAGCTGGACAAACAGCCGCATGAGGCGCCGCTGGGCCTGCTGCTGCCTCCTGTTCTCCTGGCGCTGCTGGCGATTGTCACCGGCTTTTTCCCGAATATCCTGGCCGATACGCTGATTGTGCCGGGCATGAATGCCATTCACCCGCAGCTTGCCTCTGCATCACCTTTTGATGTGCATATTTATTTCTGGCACGGCTTCACCACCGAGCTCTGGATGACGCTGGGCGTAGTCCTTCTGGGGATTGTCGTCTACCGAATTTATGGGCGTCTCAGCCTCGTTGATAAGGAATGGCGCAGCGGCTATACGCTGAACCAGGTCTATGACGGCAGTATCCGTCTCGTGGAGCAGGTATCCCGCTGGGTGACAGGCTGGTATATGACCGGCTCAATGCGCCATTATCTGATGTACATCTTCGCGATCATTATTGCGGTAGTCAGCGGAACCTTGCTGGTCTCCGAAGGCATTACCTTCGGGCAGGGCCAGTATGCGCCGGTTACCTTCTTTGAAGTGGTGGCTGTGCTGGTTCTATTGACCGGAGCGCTGGCTATTCCCTTCGCGAAATCCAGAGTGGCCGCGATTCTGCTGACAGGGATGGTAGGGTATATGGTGACCCTGCTCTTTATCCTCTTCCGGGCCCCGGATCTGGCGCTGACGCAGATGATTGTGGAAGTGGTCTCGGTCACGCTGTTCCTGCTCTGCTTCCGGCATCTGCCGCAGCTCAAGCGGGAGAAGGTCCGGCTGCGGCGGAAGCTGCCTAAGCTGATCATTGCACTGGGCTTCGGCGTAACGATGACCCTGGTCGCACTCGCTGCGCTCGGCAGCAGTCCGTTTGAGTCCATCTCCAGCTACTACACAGAGAACAGCTACAAGCTCGGCGGCGGCAAAAATATCGTTAACGTGTTGCTCGTTGACTTCCGCGGGTTCGATACGATGTTTGAAATTACGGTGCTGGGCCTCGCTTCGCTGGCCATATATTCCATGATCAAGCTGCAGCTTGACACGGACCATAAGCCGGCTGTAGCCCGAAAAGGGTTGGCTAATAACCTGCCGCGATATGCCCGCAGCAACGATGTGCTGCTGCAATCGGTCGCCAAGGTAGCCTTTGTCATCATTATTACCTTCTCGCTGTACCTGTTCTTTGCCGGTCATAACCAGCCGGGCGGCGGCTTCATCGGAGCCTTGATGGCTGCAGCGGCGCTTGTGCTTATTGCCATTGCCTTCGGGACGGAATTCGTGGAGAAGTTGCTGCCGGTGGATTACCGCAAGTTGATCGGGGTGGGGATTGCGCTTGCTTTTCTCACCGGGATCGGTTCCTTCGTATTCGATGTTCCGTTCCTGACCCAGGCCTTCCGCTACTTCGATCTGCCGGTGATGGGCAAGACGGAGCTGACTACCGCGATGCTGTTCGACCTTGGGGTCTACCTGTCGGTCATTGGCGTCACGATGAATATTATCTTTACGATCGGGAGGGATAACTGA
- a CDS encoding Na(+)/H(+) antiporter subunit C, translating to MEILIALAIGVLFTVGVYLVLSKGLLRILLGTTLITHGVHLLLLTMAGLKTGASPLLGEKADSYVDPLPQALILTSIVISFGVSAFFIVLAYRAYRSAGTDDVEGARGEGHE from the coding sequence ATGGAGATCCTAATTGCCCTGGCGATCGGTGTCTTGTTCACGGTAGGTGTATATCTGGTCCTCTCCAAGGGATTGCTCCGCATTCTTCTGGGGACGACGTTAATCACTCATGGCGTTCATCTGCTGCTGCTGACGATGGCGGGACTGAAGACGGGCGCTTCGCCGCTGCTTGGCGAGAAGGCGGACAGCTATGTCGATCCGCTGCCGCAGGCGCTTATCCTTACGTCTATTGTAATCAGCTTCGGCGTATCCGCGTTCTTCATTGTGCTGGCCTACCGGGCATACCGCTCGGCGGGGACGGATGATGTGGAAGGGGCAAGGGGGGAAGGCCATGAATAA
- a CDS encoding Na+/H+ antiporter subunit D: MNNLLVLPLLIPAFTGVILIFLKEYVKLQRIISAISVFVNIAIAIMIVYQVNTYGIQTLYMGGWLPPYGIVFVADMFAALLVLTAAVVGAACLFFSFASIGEERERFYYYTFFHFLLTGVYGSFLTGDLFNLFVCFEVLLVASYAMIVLGGTRVQLRETLKYILVNVISSSLFVAAIAYLYAATGTLNMAHLAVRVAEAGQGGVMNVIAVLLLLVFSLKAGLLLFFWLPDSYSAPPQAVRALFGALLTKVGLYAIIRTFSLIFVHDLGVTHSLIGWMAGATMILGAVGALAYNDLSRIFNYNIVISVGFIAFGISVATQDSLNGVVFYLMHDIVAKALLFFLGGLILAASGTEQLRLMGGLIRRYPWTGWMFFVLALALVGVPPLSGFAGKVMMVRSGFGEQHTALSLIALASSFVVLYSLIKVFQQAFWGGEKNEEEIRPLHYKAMMAPAAVLFVLVILMGIGAEWVNGYVSQAGAVLADPAAYINAVMKE; this comes from the coding sequence ATGAATAATCTGCTGGTGCTGCCTTTGCTGATTCCGGCCTTTACGGGCGTCATTCTGATTTTCCTGAAGGAGTATGTCAAGCTCCAGCGGATCATCAGCGCAATCAGTGTGTTCGTTAATATAGCCATAGCTATAATGATTGTCTACCAGGTCAATACGTACGGAATTCAGACGCTGTATATGGGCGGGTGGCTGCCGCCCTACGGCATCGTCTTCGTTGCCGATATGTTCGCGGCGCTGCTTGTCCTGACGGCTGCGGTGGTGGGGGCGGCTTGTCTGTTCTTCTCCTTCGCAAGTATCGGGGAGGAGCGGGAACGGTTCTACTACTATACGTTCTTCCATTTCCTGCTGACTGGTGTGTACGGCTCGTTCCTGACGGGAGATCTGTTCAACCTGTTCGTCTGCTTCGAGGTGCTGCTGGTTGCCTCCTATGCCATGATCGTATTGGGCGGGACCCGGGTTCAGCTGCGCGAGACACTTAAGTATATCCTTGTTAATGTGATCTCCTCCAGTCTGTTCGTGGCAGCCATCGCTTATCTCTATGCAGCGACAGGTACGCTGAATATGGCCCATCTGGCCGTTCGGGTTGCCGAGGCCGGACAGGGCGGTGTCATGAATGTGATTGCTGTGCTGCTGCTGCTGGTCTTCTCGCTGAAGGCGGGTCTGCTGCTGTTCTTCTGGCTGCCGGATTCGTACAGTGCCCCGCCGCAGGCGGTAAGAGCCTTGTTCGGCGCTTTGCTGACCAAGGTGGGGCTGTACGCGATCATCCGCACGTTCTCGCTGATTTTTGTCCATGATCTGGGCGTTACGCATTCGCTGATCGGCTGGATGGCCGGAGCCACGATGATTCTGGGAGCTGTCGGAGCGCTGGCCTATAATGATCTTAGCCGGATATTCAATTATAATATTGTCATTAGCGTAGGCTTCATTGCCTTCGGCATCTCTGTAGCGACCCAGGATTCCCTGAACGGGGTAGTCTTCTATCTGATGCATGATATCGTAGCCAAGGCACTGCTGTTCTTCCTGGGCGGGCTGATTCTTGCCGCTTCAGGGACGGAGCAGCTCAGACTGATGGGCGGACTGATCCGCCGGTATCCGTGGACGGGCTGGATGTTCTTCGTTCTTGCGCTGGCCCTGGTGGGTGTTCCTCCGCTGAGCGGCTTCGCCGGGAAGGTCATGATGGTCCGCAGCGGCTTCGGGGAGCAGCATACCGCACTCTCACTGATTGCGCTGGCCTCCAGCTTCGTCGTCTTGTATTCGCTGATTAAGGTGTTTCAGCAGGCGTTCTGGGGGGGCGAGAAGAACGAGGAAGAGATTCGTCCGCTGCATTACAAAGCCATGATGGCCCCGGCCGCTGTACTGTTCGTGCTTGTCATCCTGATGGGAATCGGCGCTGAGTGGGTGAACGGCTATGTGTCACAGGCCGGCGCGGTGCTTGCTGATCCGGCTGCGTACATTAACGCTGTCATGAAGGAGTAG
- a CDS encoding Na+/H+ antiporter subunit E, whose translation MAFQILLNLMIAFLWMFLNNDWTASGFIVGYALGVAVLVIMRRFFDGRLYLAKIWAVLKLIALLLRELVASSYVVVKAVLRPSLNIRPAILMYHTELESDWEVAVLITLLCLTPGSVVLEVSKDNRTLYIHAMDIRDAEQFDANIRNKFERAILEVSRS comes from the coding sequence ATGGCCTTTCAAATATTATTGAATCTCATGATCGCCTTCCTGTGGATGTTCCTGAACAATGACTGGACGGCCTCCGGCTTCATCGTCGGGTATGCGCTGGGGGTGGCGGTGCTGGTAATTATGCGGCGGTTCTTCGACGGACGGCTATATTTAGCCAAAATATGGGCAGTGCTGAAGCTGATCGCCCTGCTGCTGCGGGAGCTGGTCGCCTCCAGCTATGTGGTGGTGAAGGCGGTGCTCCGGCCCAGCCTGAACATCCGCCCGGCTATTCTGATGTACCATACGGAGCTGGAATCGGACTGGGAGGTCGCTGTGCTGATTACCCTGCTCTGCCTGACGCCGGGCTCCGTGGTGCTGGAGGTCTCCAAAGATAACCGGACCTTATACATTCATGCAATGGATATCCGGGACGCGGAACAGTTCGATGCCAATATCCGCAATAAATTTGAGCGGGCGATACTGGAGGTGAGCCGTTCATGA
- a CDS encoding Na(+)/H(+) antiporter subunit F1 — MIHFILMLSLSIMVLSIAICAWRLVKGPSLPDRVAALDTIGINLLAMVAVLSILFKTQAFIEYILLIGILSFIGTMALARYIERGVVFEHGDDQERG, encoded by the coding sequence ATGATTCATTTTATCCTCATGCTATCCCTCTCGATTATGGTGCTCTCGATTGCGATTTGCGCCTGGCGTCTGGTCAAAGGCCCCTCGCTGCCTGACCGGGTCGCAGCACTTGACACGATCGGCATCAACCTGCTGGCGATGGTGGCGGTGCTCTCAATTCTGTTCAAGACCCAGGCATTCATCGAATATATTCTGCTGATCGGAATTCTCTCTTTTATCGGAACGATGGCCTTGGCCAGATATATTGAACGGGGGGTGGTGTTTGAACATGGAGATGATCAAGAGCGCGGTTGA
- the mnhG gene encoding monovalent cation/H(+) antiporter subunit G, producing MEMIKSAVELLFVLLILTGALLSAVSSVGLIRLPDVYLRSHAAAKSATLGVLCILSGAFLYFAFFLDFISAKLLLGIVFVFMTSPLSAHLTGRAAYRTGVPLWNRRIQDDLKAALEKEEIKSDSSSS from the coding sequence ATGGAGATGATCAAGAGCGCGGTTGAACTTCTGTTCGTGCTGCTTATTCTGACCGGGGCTCTGCTCAGCGCCGTCAGCTCGGTCGGCCTGATCCGCCTGCCGGATGTCTATTTACGGTCACATGCCGCAGCCAAAAGCGCAACGCTGGGCGTACTCTGTATCCTCAGCGGAGCCTTTCTCTACTTCGCCTTCTTCCTGGACTTCATTAGTGCGAAGCTGCTGCTTGGCATCGTCTTCGTCTTCATGACCTCGCCGCTCTCCGCCCATCTGACCGGCCGGGCGGCCTACCGCACCGGGGTTCCGCTCTGGAACCGCCGTATCCAGGACGACCTGAAGGCCGCACTGGAGAAGGAGGAGATCAAGAGCGATTCCTCATCGTCATAA
- a CDS encoding MFS transporter: protein MAYRFFPRLQGNSRGCLAFEPFFLIPFSMFSTYATLYMYELGLNELNIGWITTIGLVVQVFSSLISGYLTDRMGRKRAILYFDLLSWSLVTLLWAFSQNLWFFAAAAVINGFQRVPHIAFYCLIVEDTRPSDRTYVFTLLQIIGVIGGLFAPLGGLLVHQFGLVPGMRIMYVLAFLFMTFQFVGRQLTTRETEAGIRKRQETRELGLRESLAEYGGAFRDLGAERSLLLIFAVYILFNFQATLKSTYLYLYLADYIHLDSGLLSLFPAVSSVIMLLTLWLLMPRIPDQSANRAMMAGLGLSALSNAMLVVYPSASYVWIGLSTILAAVGLMISSPYLEAAVQNAIEDDKRAKVFSMLSVLILLFTAPAGIIGGWAYKLDPRIPLVLVTIAFGASCLLLHMYRKRTAQLNG, encoded by the coding sequence ATGGCATACCGTTTTTTCCCAAGGCTGCAGGGGAACAGCCGGGGCTGCTTGGCCTTTGAACCCTTCTTTCTGATTCCCTTCAGTATGTTCTCAACTTATGCCACCCTGTACATGTACGAGCTCGGACTGAACGAGCTGAATATCGGCTGGATTACGACCATCGGGCTGGTTGTCCAGGTGTTCTCTTCGTTAATCAGCGGGTATCTGACTGACCGGATGGGACGCAAGCGGGCGATTCTGTACTTTGACCTGCTCAGCTGGAGCCTGGTTACACTGCTGTGGGCCTTCTCACAGAACCTGTGGTTCTTCGCAGCTGCTGCCGTAATCAATGGCTTCCAGCGTGTGCCGCATATCGCCTTCTACTGCCTCATTGTAGAGGATACCCGGCCCTCGGACCGCACCTATGTATTCACGCTGCTGCAGATTATCGGGGTCATCGGAGGCTTGTTTGCACCACTCGGAGGCCTGCTTGTCCATCAGTTCGGCCTGGTTCCGGGCATGAGAATCATGTATGTGCTGGCCTTCCTGTTCATGACCTTCCAATTCGTCGGCCGTCAGCTGACTACCCGGGAGACTGAAGCCGGCATCCGTAAACGCCAGGAGACCCGGGAGCTGGGCCTCAGAGAGAGCCTAGCGGAATATGGCGGGGCCTTCCGCGATCTGGGGGCGGAGCGCAGCCTGCTGCTAATCTTTGCCGTCTACATTCTGTTCAACTTCCAGGCCACACTCAAAAGCACGTATCTGTACCTGTATCTGGCAGATTATATTCATCTGGACAGTGGACTGCTCTCGTTGTTCCCGGCGGTCTCCTCGGTCATCATGCTGCTCACCTTGTGGCTGCTGATGCCGCGAATCCCGGATCAGAGCGCCAACCGGGCCATGATGGCCGGCCTCGGATTATCCGCCCTGTCGAACGCCATGCTGGTCGTCTACCCGTCCGCAAGCTACGTCTGGATTGGTCTTAGCACCATTCTGGCCGCCGTCGGATTGATGATCAGCTCCCCGTATCTGGAGGCTGCCGTGCAGAACGCCATTGAGGATGACAAACGGGCCAAGGTCTTCTCCATGCTGTCCGTGCTGATCCTGCTGTTCACCGCCCCTGCCGGCATCATCGGCGGCTGGGCGTATAAGCTGGACCCGCGCATTCCGCTCGTACTGGTAACCATAGCCTTCGGCGCGTCCTGCCTGCTGCTTCATATGTATCGTAAACGCACTGCACAACTGAACGGTTGA
- a CDS encoding metallophosphoesterase, whose translation MFIILGLVFIAVYALIVFYIGWSGWSWIKPVVSGRFRLFYIIALVFLASSLILSRVVAGSAVLSVIGSYWLAVFSLLIMLLPLVHLAVWLTKLSRLPRRAVQKWSGILTLVILIGLIGYGSYNAYSPVVRSYDVQINKPGPASGKLHIVMASDMHFGYLSGKRHAEQMVQEINALQPDLILLPGDIVDDDVRPYKEKGLGTVLAKLEAPLGVYASLGNHDRFKGGTEEIIRLLEESGIQVLYDGNVEVGGWLTLIGRKDYSDKERAKLADLTRDIDQSKPVMMLEHQPVEFATAEEQGIDLMVSGHTHRGQIAPANLITSRVFENDWGYLQKGRLHTIVSSGYGFWGPPIRIGSQSEVVSIHVEFSNAEM comes from the coding sequence ATGTTCATCATCCTTGGGCTGGTATTTATTGCGGTATACGCATTAATCGTCTTCTATATTGGCTGGAGCGGCTGGAGCTGGATCAAGCCGGTCGTCTCGGGCCGGTTCCGCCTGTTCTATATCATCGCCCTGGTCTTCCTGGCCAGCTCGCTGATTCTCTCCAGAGTGGTGGCAGGTTCGGCGGTTCTAAGCGTAATCGGCAGCTATTGGCTGGCTGTGTTCAGCCTATTAATCATGCTGCTGCCGCTGGTGCATCTGGCCGTCTGGCTTACGAAGCTGAGCAGGCTGCCGCGCCGGGCCGTCCAGAAGTGGTCGGGTATCCTTACGCTGGTGATATTAATAGGACTGATCGGATATGGCAGCTACAATGCCTATAGTCCGGTGGTGCGTTCCTATGATGTGCAGATCAACAAGCCGGGCCCGGCAAGCGGTAAGCTTCATATTGTGATGGCTTCGGATATGCATTTCGGCTATTTATCCGGCAAACGCCATGCAGAGCAGATGGTACAGGAGATCAATGCCCTGCAACCCGATCTGATTCTGCTCCCGGGCGATATTGTGGATGATGATGTCAGACCTTATAAAGAGAAGGGCCTCGGCACTGTGCTGGCGAAGCTTGAAGCTCCGCTAGGTGTGTATGCTTCCTTGGGGAATCATGACCGCTTCAAGGGCGGGACGGAGGAGATTATCCGCCTGCTGGAGGAGAGCGGGATTCAGGTGCTCTACGATGGGAACGTTGAGGTGGGCGGCTGGCTGACGCTGATCGGGCGGAAGGATTACAGCGACAAGGAGCGGGCCAAGCTGGCTGATTTGACCAGAGACATAGATCAATCTAAGCCGGTTATGATGCTGGAGCATCAGCCGGTGGAGTTCGCTACCGCAGAGGAGCAGGGCATCGACCTGATGGTCTCCGGCCATACCCATCGCGGGCAGATCGCCCCGGCGAATCTAATCACTTCCCGTGTGTTCGAGAATGATTGGGGTTACCTCCAGAAAGGCCGGCTCCATACGATTGTCTCTTCAGGCTATGGCTTCTGGGGACCGCCGATCCGTATCGGTTCGCAGTCAGAGGTGGTATCAATTCATGTAGAGTTTTCTAATGCAGAGATGTAA
- a CDS encoding GntR family transcriptional regulator has translation MEIIISSNRNKPIYEQITSQIKGKIMSGELQAGDPIPSMRALAKSIQVSVITVQKAYEDLQRDGFIETTVGRGSFVSAVNQDVFQEEQLKKVDEHLMKAAEIARASGIKLETMVDMLTIFYKEGNHES, from the coding sequence GTGGAGATCATTATCAGCAGTAACCGGAACAAGCCCATTTATGAGCAGATCACCTCGCAGATCAAGGGTAAGATTATGAGCGGAGAGCTTCAGGCAGGAGATCCCATCCCTTCAATGCGTGCTTTGGCCAAGTCCATTCAGGTCAGTGTCATCACTGTACAGAAGGCGTATGAGGACCTGCAGCGCGACGGATTCATCGAGACAACGGTCGGGCGCGGAAGCTTCGTCTCGGCCGTGAACCAGGATGTTTTTCAGGAAGAGCAGCTGAAGAAGGTGGATGAGCATCTAATGAAGGCAGCCGAAATCGCCCGCGCAAGCGGAATCAAACTGGAGACGATGGTGGATATGCTGACTATCTTTTACAAGGAGGGAAATCATGAATCTTAG